A stretch of Myxococcus hansupus DNA encodes these proteins:
- the ruvC gene encoding crossover junction endodeoxyribonuclease RuvC encodes MRVLGVDPGSRFMGFGVVEEKRGRLVHVGHGVIKGDPALPLSDRLKDLHGALTAALVSYRPEAVAVEGVFTFRNARSALVLGHARGVALLAAAQAGLPVFEYAPAKVKKSVGAGGAGGKDAVARMVRTFLDLDASVLERADASDALAVALCHLNHGRAAVPAASAAGKKRKGAASLLADRLAPAYRRPEAR; translated from the coding sequence GCCGGTTCATGGGCTTCGGGGTGGTGGAGGAGAAGCGGGGCCGGCTGGTGCACGTGGGCCACGGCGTCATCAAGGGCGACCCGGCGCTGCCGCTGTCGGACCGCTTGAAGGACCTGCACGGCGCGCTGACGGCGGCCCTGGTGAGCTACCGGCCGGAAGCGGTGGCGGTGGAAGGCGTCTTCACCTTCCGCAACGCTCGCAGCGCGCTGGTGCTGGGGCACGCGCGGGGTGTCGCGCTGCTGGCCGCGGCGCAGGCGGGGTTGCCCGTCTTCGAGTACGCGCCCGCGAAGGTGAAGAAGTCGGTGGGGGCGGGCGGCGCGGGCGGCAAGGACGCGGTGGCGCGGATGGTGCGCACGTTCCTGGATTTGGATGCGTCGGTGCTGGAGCGCGCGGACGCGAGTGATGCGCTGGCGGTGGCGTTGTGCCACCTCAATCATGGACGGGCCGCGGTGCCGGCGGCGTCCGCGGCGGGCAAGAAGCGCAAGGGCGCGGCGTCGCTGCTGGCGGACCGGCTGGCGCCCGCGTACCGGCGCCCGGAGGCGAGATGA
- the ruvA gene encoding Holliday junction branch migration protein RuvA yields the protein MISRLRGTVLEKDLEDATIDVGGVGYRVNFSTLSLGKLPMDGQPVDVRVRTVVREDAFELFGFLTKGEEEVFLLLNSVSRVGPRLSLMVLSGMEVPELVTALARGEVARLAKIHGVGKKTAERLVLELKDKVKTIHLEAVSRGTVAAAPSGARDDLVSALLNLGYKQPQAEKAADLAGERLGADANFQALFREALKALRSGG from the coding sequence ATGATTTCGCGGTTGCGCGGGACGGTGCTGGAGAAGGACCTGGAGGACGCCACCATCGACGTGGGCGGCGTGGGCTACCGGGTGAACTTCTCCACGTTGTCGCTGGGGAAGCTGCCCATGGACGGGCAGCCGGTGGACGTGCGGGTGCGCACCGTGGTGCGCGAGGATGCCTTCGAGCTCTTCGGCTTCCTGACGAAGGGCGAGGAAGAGGTGTTCCTGCTGCTCAACAGCGTGTCGCGCGTGGGTCCCCGCCTGTCGCTGATGGTGCTGTCCGGCATGGAGGTGCCGGAGCTCGTGACGGCGCTGGCCCGGGGCGAGGTGGCCCGGCTGGCGAAGATTCACGGCGTGGGGAAGAAGACCGCCGAGCGACTGGTGTTGGAGCTCAAGGACAAGGTGAAGACGATTCACCTGGAGGCGGTGTCGCGAGGCACGGTGGCGGCGGCGCCCAGCGGCGCGCGCGACGACCTGGTCTCCGCGCTGCTCAACCTCGGCTACAAGCAGCCCCAGGCGGAGAAGGCCGCGGACCTGGCCGGCGAACGGCTGGGCGCGGACGCCAACTTCCAGGCGCTCTTCCGCGAGGCGCTCAAGGCGCTGCGCTCCGGCGGCTGA
- a CDS encoding ELWxxDGT repeat protein has protein sequence MTSWRSTPVWAVLACGVSLGCEPSLEDAAGWEEARVVPESEASVDAVTEGDAALSPWIFSQPWAVCSDTAQRVMDIRPGPLGSQPQGLARAGEVLVFSADDGVSGRELWASAADARSISRLRDVRPGPAGSQPRDLTQVGRWVYFVADDGQHGAELWRTDGSTAGTALVRDMRPGPVGSAPEFLTHVDGTLYFTANDGQSGRELWRSDGTERGTVRVHEFLPGPGDLALNQLTAWDGGLALVSSEARETVVWWVGPTGAPRRVFSREGAGVIFGLTAAGRHLFFLLDPGTEVGELWVVRDTSLAAERVRSFPGDYPAYLTPMDDVLYFMAGAADWYGNPGDAVHGGELWRSDGSTAGTELVVDLRPGALGSMPKDLVVMGDALYFSADDGVHGRELWRSDGRAAGTELVRDLEPGPVGSAPAGLTVEEGWLFFSAETAGHGREVWYSAGRPWGTSRLADIAPAAASSNPFDFVRAGWRLFFVASDGARDQELYSVPFRPWFLCFSKDC, from the coding sequence ATGACGTCATGGCGTTCGACGCCCGTGTGGGCGGTGTTGGCCTGCGGGGTCTCGTTGGGGTGTGAGCCGTCGTTGGAAGACGCTGCGGGCTGGGAGGAAGCGCGCGTCGTTCCGGAGTCGGAGGCTTCTGTCGACGCGGTGACGGAGGGTGACGCGGCGCTGTCGCCGTGGATCTTCTCCCAGCCGTGGGCCGTCTGCAGCGACACGGCGCAGCGGGTGATGGACATCCGTCCGGGCCCGCTGGGTTCGCAGCCGCAGGGGCTGGCGCGGGCGGGTGAGGTGCTCGTCTTCAGCGCGGATGATGGCGTGAGCGGCCGTGAGTTGTGGGCGAGCGCGGCCGACGCGCGGAGCATCTCGCGTCTGCGGGACGTGCGGCCGGGGCCCGCGGGCTCGCAGCCGCGCGACCTGACGCAGGTGGGGCGGTGGGTCTACTTCGTCGCGGACGATGGCCAGCATGGCGCGGAGCTCTGGCGCACGGACGGCTCGACGGCGGGCACCGCGCTGGTGCGGGACATGCGGCCCGGGCCGGTCGGCTCGGCCCCTGAGTTCCTCACCCACGTGGACGGCACGTTGTACTTCACGGCGAATGACGGGCAGTCCGGCCGCGAGCTGTGGCGCAGCGACGGCACGGAGCGGGGGACGGTGCGGGTGCACGAGTTCCTCCCCGGGCCGGGAGACCTCGCCCTGAACCAGCTCACGGCGTGGGACGGGGGCCTGGCGCTGGTGTCGTCCGAGGCGCGGGAGACGGTGGTGTGGTGGGTGGGCCCCACGGGGGCGCCCCGGCGCGTATTCTCACGGGAAGGCGCGGGCGTGATTTTCGGGCTCACGGCGGCGGGCCGGCACCTCTTCTTCCTGTTGGATCCCGGCACGGAGGTGGGCGAGCTCTGGGTGGTGCGGGACACGTCACTGGCCGCGGAGCGGGTGCGCTCGTTCCCCGGCGATTACCCGGCGTACCTCACGCCCATGGATGACGTGCTGTACTTCATGGCGGGGGCGGCGGACTGGTACGGCAACCCCGGGGACGCCGTGCACGGCGGCGAGCTGTGGCGCAGCGATGGGAGCACGGCGGGGACGGAGCTCGTCGTGGACCTCCGGCCCGGGGCCCTGGGCTCGATGCCCAAGGACCTGGTCGTCATGGGGGACGCCTTGTACTTCTCCGCGGATGACGGCGTGCACGGCCGCGAGCTGTGGCGCAGCGATGGGCGCGCGGCGGGGACGGAGCTGGTGAGGGACCTCGAGCCGGGGCCGGTGGGAAGCGCGCCCGCGGGGCTCACGGTCGAGGAGGGCTGGCTGTTCTTCTCCGCGGAGACGGCGGGCCACGGCCGCGAGGTCTGGTACAGCGCGGGCCGACCCTGGGGAACGAGCCGGCTGGCGGACATCGCGCCCGCGGCGGCGTCATCGAACCCGTTCGACTTCGTGCGCGCGGGCTGGCGCCTCTTCTTCGTCGCCTCGGATGGGGCGCGGGACCAGGAGCTGTACTCGGTGCCGTTCCGGCCCTGGTTCTTGTGTTTCAGCAAGGACTGCTGA
- the ruvB gene encoding Holliday junction branch migration DNA helicase RuvB: MVMARKSDTLSEDVLPEDVRLEASLRPRSFDEYVGQGPVVEKLKVYVQAARSRGEALDHCLFSGPPGLGKTSLAHIIANELGVGIHVTSGPALERKGDLAGLLTNLDARDVLFIDEIHRLNAAVEEYLYPAMEDFRLDITIDTGPAARAMKIDLPPFTLIGATTRTGLLTSPLRDRFQIQERLEYYDAKALESILHRSARILGIPLERDAAREVASRSRGTPRITNRLLRRLRDFAQVEGDGRITLALAKSSLDRLGVDASGLDAMDRKILLTILDKFGGGPVGVETIAASVGEQRDTIEDVYEPFLMQEGFLQRTPRGRMATHRTYQYFKKQPPPTPQGSLF, from the coding sequence ATGGTCATGGCGAGGAAGTCCGACACACTCTCGGAAGACGTCCTGCCCGAGGACGTCCGGCTCGAGGCCTCCCTGCGTCCGCGCTCGTTCGACGAGTACGTGGGGCAGGGGCCCGTCGTCGAAAAGCTCAAGGTGTACGTGCAGGCCGCGCGCAGCCGGGGTGAGGCGCTGGACCACTGCCTGTTCTCCGGTCCGCCGGGCCTGGGCAAGACGTCGCTGGCGCACATCATCGCGAACGAGCTGGGCGTGGGAATCCACGTCACCAGCGGCCCCGCCCTGGAGCGCAAGGGCGACCTGGCGGGCCTGCTCACCAACCTCGACGCGCGGGACGTGCTCTTCATCGATGAAATCCACCGCCTCAACGCCGCCGTGGAGGAATACCTCTACCCGGCCATGGAGGACTTCCGGCTGGACATCACCATCGACACCGGGCCCGCCGCCCGGGCGATGAAGATTGATTTGCCGCCCTTCACCCTGATTGGCGCCACCACGCGCACCGGCCTGCTCACCTCGCCGCTGCGCGACCGCTTCCAGATTCAGGAACGGCTGGAGTACTACGACGCCAAAGCATTGGAGAGCATCCTCCACCGTTCGGCGCGCATCCTCGGCATTCCCCTGGAGCGCGACGCGGCGCGCGAGGTGGCCAGCCGCTCGCGGGGCACGCCGCGCATCACCAACCGGCTGCTGCGCCGCCTGCGTGACTTCGCGCAGGTGGAGGGTGATGGCAGAATCACCCTGGCGCTGGCGAAGTCGTCGTTGGACCGGCTGGGCGTGGACGCCAGCGGGTTGGACGCCATGGACCGCAAGATCCTGCTGACCATCCTCGACAAGTTCGGCGGCGGCCCGGTGGGGGTGGAGACCATCGCGGCCAGCGTGGGCGAGCAGCGCGACACCATTGAAGACGTGTACGAGCCCTTCCTGATGCAGGAGGGCTTCCTCCAGCGCACGCCGCGTGGCCGAATGGCGACGCACCGCACGTACCAGTACTTCAAGAAGCAACCCCCGCCCACGCCGCAGGGCAGCCTCTTCTGA
- the lpxC gene encoding UDP-3-O-acyl-N-acetylglucosamine deacetylase, whose translation MRPSSYNQRTLSKTASLQGVGLHSGARVTLTLRPAPAGHGIVFVRTDLARPVSIPALAEYVVDTSLATTLGRDGVRVGTVEHLMAALAGMGIDNLRVELDGPEVPIMDGSAAPFAALIQSAGVREQEAPKELLVIRKAVSVVDGDKQASLTPARHFRISCTIDFEHPVIQGQSFDLDFGDRDFAREISRARTFGFLRDVEKLKQLGLARGGSLENAIVVDEVSILNPDGLRFPDEFVRHKILDAIGDVSLFGRPVIGHMTAYKTGHALNHKLVRKVMSDPSCYEIVPARRRELEGMGLGFSGLAGALDLEPLVA comes from the coding sequence ATGCGACCGTCCTCCTACAACCAGCGCACCCTTTCGAAGACCGCCTCTCTGCAGGGCGTCGGGCTCCATTCGGGTGCCCGGGTGACGCTCACCTTGCGGCCCGCGCCCGCGGGCCACGGCATCGTCTTCGTGCGCACGGACCTGGCCCGCCCGGTGAGCATCCCCGCGCTGGCCGAGTACGTCGTGGACACGTCGCTGGCCACGACGCTGGGGCGGGACGGCGTTCGCGTGGGCACGGTGGAGCACCTGATGGCGGCGCTCGCCGGCATGGGCATCGACAACCTCCGGGTGGAGCTGGACGGTCCGGAAGTCCCCATCATGGATGGCAGCGCGGCGCCCTTCGCGGCCCTCATCCAGAGCGCGGGCGTGCGTGAGCAGGAGGCTCCCAAGGAGCTGCTCGTCATCCGCAAGGCCGTGTCCGTGGTGGACGGCGACAAGCAGGCCTCGCTCACGCCGGCGCGGCACTTCCGCATCAGTTGCACCATCGACTTCGAGCACCCCGTCATCCAGGGGCAGTCGTTCGACCTGGACTTCGGCGACCGCGACTTCGCTCGTGAGATTTCGCGCGCGCGCACCTTCGGCTTCCTGCGCGACGTGGAGAAGCTGAAGCAGCTCGGCCTGGCGCGGGGCGGCTCGCTGGAGAACGCCATCGTCGTGGACGAGGTCTCCATCCTCAACCCGGACGGGCTGCGCTTCCCGGACGAGTTCGTGCGCCACAAGATCCTGGATGCCATTGGCGACGTGTCGCTCTTTGGCCGTCCCGTCATTGGCCACATGACGGCGTACAAGACGGGCCACGCGCTCAACCACAAGCTGGTGCGCAAGGTGATGTCCGACCCGAGCTGCTACGAAATCGTTCCCGCTCGCCGTCGTGAGCTGGAGGGCATGGGATTGGGCTTCTCTGGACTGGCGGGCGCGCTGGACCTGGAGCCTCTCGTCGCCTGA
- a CDS encoding thioredoxin domain-containing protein, which produces MLNRPTRVILAALLAATFTAGCNKEKAPATAPVAQQAAGEPSPDTVVATFGDGQKITYKELNERLQEPLANLEKQKSQLLKRGLDGMVTEKLVDAEAKKRGITQEAYLKAEIDDKVPAPSDERVKEVYDGAAGQLPEGSTFEAMKPQIVEFLTQQPKQERAQALFEELRKAANVKVTLPEPPRPPVVRKQVAATGAAKGGPEGSPITIVEFSDFQCPFCGRANPVLAQVQQEYGDKVRIVFRHFPLDFHKEAPKASEASLCAQDQGKFWEMHDLLFENQQALGVDSLKKYAADLKLDTAKFNACLDSNEKAAIVSKDLADGKAAGVSGTPAFFINGILLSGAQPFEEFKTIIDGELNAKK; this is translated from the coding sequence ATGCTCAACCGTCCCACCCGCGTCATCCTCGCCGCGCTCCTGGCGGCCACCTTCACCGCCGGCTGCAACAAGGAGAAGGCGCCGGCCACCGCTCCCGTGGCGCAGCAGGCGGCCGGTGAGCCTTCGCCGGACACCGTCGTCGCCACCTTCGGCGACGGTCAGAAGATTACCTACAAGGAACTCAACGAGCGCCTCCAGGAGCCGCTGGCCAACCTGGAGAAGCAGAAGTCGCAGCTCCTGAAGCGTGGCCTGGACGGCATGGTGACGGAGAAGCTCGTGGATGCCGAGGCCAAGAAGCGCGGCATCACCCAAGAGGCGTACCTGAAGGCGGAGATCGACGACAAGGTCCCCGCGCCCTCCGACGAGCGCGTCAAGGAAGTCTACGACGGCGCCGCGGGGCAGCTCCCGGAGGGTTCCACCTTCGAGGCGATGAAGCCGCAGATCGTGGAGTTCCTGACGCAGCAGCCGAAGCAGGAGCGCGCGCAGGCCCTCTTCGAGGAGCTGCGCAAGGCCGCCAACGTCAAGGTGACGCTGCCGGAGCCGCCGCGTCCTCCCGTCGTCCGCAAGCAGGTGGCCGCCACGGGCGCCGCCAAGGGTGGCCCGGAAGGCTCGCCCATCACCATCGTCGAGTTCAGCGACTTCCAGTGCCCGTTCTGCGGCCGCGCCAACCCGGTGCTGGCGCAGGTTCAGCAGGAGTACGGCGACAAGGTCCGCATCGTCTTCCGCCACTTCCCGCTCGACTTCCACAAGGAGGCGCCGAAGGCCTCCGAGGCCTCGCTGTGCGCGCAGGACCAGGGCAAGTTCTGGGAGATGCACGACCTGCTCTTCGAGAACCAGCAGGCGCTGGGCGTGGACTCGCTCAAGAAGTACGCCGCCGACCTGAAGCTGGACACGGCGAAGTTCAACGCCTGCCTCGACTCCAACGAGAAGGCCGCCATCGTTTCGAAGGACCTGGCCGACGGCAAGGCGGCGGGCGTGTCTGGCACCCCGGCCTTCTTCATCAACGGCATCCTGCTGTCCGGCGCGCAGCCCTTCGAGGAGTTCAAGACCATCATCGACGGCGAGCTGAACGCCAAGAAGTAG
- a CDS encoding DUF4388 domain-containing protein → MATRPKATPRLVGDAATLELELPLTQGLSPSRPLQAWFNGPEGMVLLQEPQGFAGFLAGSLRTLSMEEVFANVLSGIRSGLLAVQHPTGRRTVSFRDGQVVFATSTERWERLGSALLRLGLLTQVQLTQALSRVTPSRRIGQVLTSEGLVSEANLYSAMTYVVREVVLSLFELEEASFMFVEGPAPMADVVKLPERTRDLVLTGIKRSEVVARLRRRFPDDMHAAVGPEGALPGDERLFARLADGLAVSALRGAYEGGPHAFYTWLEEAVRGGNVAVHPAEPPPAKTPAVEGMAWELLSAEERYNLLLSLVHRALRDAGNDTDLLRGFLDAPPQGLEDAYAGVTLSAEGRVDVARLRANLSSGDEAVGRALTLEALDAFVSYALFSARNVLPPDVAERLSNTYRTLQGGLA, encoded by the coding sequence GTGGCGACACGACCCAAGGCCACGCCCCGCCTCGTGGGTGATGCGGCGACGCTCGAACTGGAGCTCCCGCTCACCCAGGGCTTGTCCCCATCCCGTCCCCTCCAGGCCTGGTTCAACGGGCCGGAGGGGATGGTGCTCCTCCAGGAGCCGCAAGGCTTCGCCGGCTTCCTGGCCGGCAGCCTGCGCACCCTGTCGATGGAGGAGGTCTTCGCCAACGTCCTGTCGGGCATCCGCAGCGGGCTGTTGGCCGTGCAGCACCCCACCGGCCGCCGCACGGTGTCCTTCCGCGACGGGCAGGTGGTGTTCGCCACCTCCACCGAGCGCTGGGAGCGGCTGGGCTCGGCGCTGCTCCGGCTGGGCCTCCTGACGCAGGTGCAGCTCACGCAGGCGCTCTCGCGCGTGACGCCGTCGCGGCGCATTGGCCAGGTGTTGACGTCCGAGGGGCTCGTCTCCGAGGCGAACCTCTACAGCGCCATGACGTACGTGGTGCGCGAGGTGGTGCTCAGCCTCTTTGAATTGGAAGAGGCCAGCTTCATGTTCGTCGAGGGCCCCGCGCCCATGGCGGACGTGGTGAAGCTGCCCGAGCGCACGAGGGACCTCGTCCTCACCGGCATCAAGCGCTCCGAGGTCGTGGCGCGCCTGCGCCGCCGCTTCCCGGACGACATGCACGCGGCCGTGGGGCCCGAGGGGGCCCTGCCTGGCGACGAGCGCCTGTTCGCCCGGCTGGCGGATGGGCTGGCCGTGTCCGCCTTGCGTGGCGCCTATGAGGGCGGACCTCACGCCTTCTACACGTGGCTGGAGGAGGCCGTTCGCGGGGGCAACGTGGCGGTTCATCCCGCGGAGCCGCCTCCCGCGAAGACGCCCGCCGTGGAAGGCATGGCCTGGGAGCTGCTCTCCGCGGAGGAGCGCTACAACCTCCTGTTGTCGCTGGTGCACCGCGCGCTGCGCGACGCGGGGAATGACACGGACCTGCTGCGCGGCTTCCTGGACGCGCCGCCGCAGGGGCTCGAGGACGCGTACGCCGGCGTGACGCTGAGCGCGGAGGGCCGCGTGGACGTGGCGCGGCTGAGGGCCAACCTCTCCTCGGGGGACGAGGCCGTGGGCCGCGCCCTCACGCTGGAGGCGCTGGACGCCTTCGTGTCGTACGCGTTGTTTTCAGCGCGCAACGTCTTGCCTCCCGACGTGGCGGAGCGCTTGTCCAACACCTACCGCACACTGCAGGGTGGACTGGCCTAG